A window of Helicobacter pylori genomic DNA:
AAAGAACAGATAATATTTATATTAATTAGAGATTTAATATTTATTCTAATACCTGTTATTATTATTGGATTAATATTGGCAGGTATTAGAAGCGTTGTAAGAGGCTTTATGAGGCATGGATGATGAAGATGCTAGTAATGATGGTTTCTTTAGCAGAATATGGGATAAGTTTGTAGAATATTTTATATATACTCTATGTGTATAGCATTTCTTCTTCCTTATATAATTGGTCCAATTATTATCATAATATGTATTTTATCTGAGTTAGGCTACATAACTTTCTTTAACTTCATAAGATAAATAACTGCCTGTTATAATAGTCGGTTATATTTATCCTTTTATTATTTTTTACTGCTTCTTTAATTTCTTTTTGACCCCCAATTGGTCCAATGTTTAGTAGCATCTCAACTAAAAACATAAAAATTCAATCAACAGCCAATTGAAAATTAAGTATAGGTTACTGCAACTAACTTTAATATTTTTTAGTTTTTTAAAAAATAAGGATTTTGGCTATTTTGTTTTATCATAAAACGCTTAAAGGGATGGGGGTATTTTATTGATGCTTTCTGCAACCCCCTTTCAAATCTCCTAAGATCGCTTCATTAAAGAAGTTATGAATGAATCAAGCTTTCACTCTAGTAGAAGCTTAGAAGCTTTTTTTATTGAGAAAATTTGTGGTAATATTCGCCCTTGTCCGTGATGATTTTAACTTCTAATAATTGGTTAGGCTTGCAATCTAGGCGGTAAAATATTTGTTGCGAATACTTTAATTCATGGTTAAAAAGTTTTTCTTTTTTGAACTTATCGCCAAATTTTGGCTCCACTTTTTTAGTCGCTTCGCATGAATTACCCCTATTGACAATGAGATTTTTAATCACCACCGGTTCATCGTTCATAGAAGTGATGCTCAAAAGACTGGAATCCGTCATTTTCCCCATGAGTTTCCCCCCAGTTGCGCGATAATCTAACTTAAAATCCAAATCCTTCGCCCCCAAATAAACACCGCTTATAGTTAGCAAGCTCAAACACATTTTTTTAAACATCAAAATCCTTTCGCTAGTAATATTTGTGGGGTATTATAATCAAATTTGATATATCCTTTTTTAATCGTTTGTTGCGTTTAGTTTTTGATCAAGTTTGTAGCCCATGCAATCCATTTGAATAATTTTAGAAAATTTCTTTTTGTTTGTTTTTCTACCGCATCTTTTCCGCCATATAAAAGCCTTGTTTTAAAAGCCATGGCCAATTCTATACGCTTGCTTTGGGTGTATTCTTTTTTATCGTGTTCGCTAAATAAATCTTCAATTTGTTTGAATTTTTTATCGCATTGTGAGAGTTGTAAAATTGTGATAGGATCGCCCATTTCTTTATTCTTTTCTTTGAATCGTTCGCTTGTTACTTGTTGATCGGCATCATCTTTCCTGTCATCATCTATCAAAATAATAGGGTGATTGTCTAACTCGCAAAGTTTTTGAATGGTTTCTTTCATATCGTTTGAATTGTTTTTAAGCCCTGAAATGGGTAAGAAAGTGAAAGGAATGGGGTTGTCTTTGTATTCTTGCTCATTGAAATACAATTTAAAAGCACTCAAATAACAATAATCTGTGATGCCTTCTACAAAGATGATTCGGTGTTTTTGGGGGTTATGAAAAACATGCTGACCCACCCCTAAAGAGCGTTTGATTTTATCTAGGGCGTCGGAGTCTCTTTGCACATTATTTAGGGGGTAATTAAAGTGATTGTTAATCGCAGAGCTTTCTGTTTCTTTTTCCACAATCCTTATTTCATCTAAATGATCTGTATCCACTAAAAAGGGGTCATGGATGGCTAAAACAAAGCTAACATGATTTTTATGAGCGTATTCTTTTAAAAATTTCCTAAAATTCTTTCTAGCTGGCACGCTCAAATGAGTGGCTGGCTCGTCCATGACATAGATAATATTCTTGTTAAGGCTAAAATGTGATCCCCAATTATAAAGAAAGCCAAACATGAAGTTAAACGCCCATTGAAAACCGGTGCTTTGCTGGCTTAAGATGACTGGTTCATTTTGATTGTGGGATTTTCTGCAATCATAAATTTCAAGTTTTATTTCATATGCCGTAGATTTCTTTGAATAATCATAAAATTTGTTATTGTGTTGAACACGAATTTTTAATTGGTAACTATCTTGACGCTCGTCTTCAGCGATCGCTAAAAGCTCGTTAAATTCTTTTGCGATTAAAGAATTTATTTTTAATTGCATGTTGTATTCTAAAATTTCTGCAATATTTTCTAATATTTCTGTAAAACTTACTTTAAATAAAAGAGGGCTTGTGCCATTCTTAAAAAATTCAAATTGCCATACATTATTATTGTATTCGCCTTTTACTTCAGTTGAAAGATATTCTGATCGTTTGATCTCTTTTTGATCGATTTCTTGCAAGTATTTTTTAGGGATATTGAACGATTTTTCAGAATTATAGATTACTAAATCATTATTTTTGTCAAATATTATTATTTCTAACGCTTGACCATCTTTTAAAATTCTCCCAAAAAAATTCCAAATTTCATTAGGATAAAAGCTCGTTTTTCTAAACAATGAATTTCTAAAGAACCAATCCGATTGGTTAAATTCAAGAGAGGAAGAATAATCAACGAAAGTAAATAATGTAGTCTTAAGGTCATTATCTGTGATTTTTGACTTTTTATATTCTTTAACGATTGGCACGAGTTCGTCAAATTTATAAGATAAACCATTGTTTATATTTAGATGAAAGTTAAACGCTGTATAAGGGTTACACTCTCGGCAATACTCTGCGAACTCAAAATAATTTTTACTTTGTTTGAGTCTTTTCTTATTTATTTCAAATTTGTCCTTGATTTCATCAATATTTTTAGGGAACAAAGAAGCGTTGCTTGTTTCATCTAAAATTTTTATACTCTCCCATAAAGATCTTTTTATTGGTTCAGAAAGCTTGCTGTCTCTGTGTCGCTCAATTTCTGAATTGACTAATAAATCTATTTGTTTCAAATAAAACTGACACATCATGGATTTAATGTCTTTAGACACATCATTAACGGCATGACTTACTATATAATTTTTGCATATTTGTTGGATATTATCTAGCAAGACATCATAATTAAATTCTAAAACTTTTTTGTTCTTGCAGTAATTTTCAATTTTTTGGATCAGTATTTCTTTTTGCTTCTCAAAATCGTTTCTTGTTTTATCAAGGGCTTTTAAAGAATTTTTAACTTTCTTTTTAAGGCTGATTATATTTGATCGGAATTCTTTAAATTGTTGTTTAAAATTTTCATTGATAGGGTATTTTTTATCTATCTCTTTAATAATATCTTTCACTTCAGTTTTTGGTGTGAATTTTGTATTAAAGGCGGTAGTTTTAAAAATTTCATCTAAACTTTTTATTTTGTTTGAAATATTTGTTTTGATTTCTTTTTCACTAAGTTTTTTAAAACAAGAATAAATTTTTGCTAATTGATCTTGTTTGTGTTCCCCCATGACAAAAAATTCATCTGAGTTGTATTTTTTATCAGGCGTATTGCTTTTTAT
This region includes:
- a CDS encoding AAA family ATPase, whose protein sequence is MKLHKRVLKLCNFRNLGRKLPAGLLLNSDFEEKHGGLVVLVGENNVGKSNVLEALTIFNDAGVKLCSKEDYFKTHEKDTLLSLEEETSFNNKTTDFSCVDLKIRFKEINEEVKELSKTLIVYPFEKHVKALGEQSSNFVSIPINNDDYSNVCTFVSNFINLIASCNSLESFLDFYKEKLNLSELVTKYANATNNLLLKEFIKYLSGNSEWIKTFCQCIKEIIKSNTPDKKYNSDEFFVMGEHKQDQLAKIYSCFKKLSEKEIKTNISNKIKSLDEIFKTTAFNTKFTPKTEVKDIIKEIDKKYPINENFKQQFKEFRSNIISLKKKVKNSLKALDKTRNDFEKQKEILIQKIENYCKNKKVLEFNYDVLLDNIQQICKNYIVSHAVNDVSKDIKSMMCQFYLKQIDLLVNSEIERHRDSKLSEPIKRSLWESIKILDETSNASLFPKNIDEIKDKFEINKKRLKQSKNYFEFAEYCRECNPYTAFNFHLNINNGLSYKFDELVPIVKEYKKSKITDNDLKTTLFTFVDYSSSLEFNQSDWFFRNSLFRKTSFYPNEIWNFFGRILKDGQALEIIIFDKNNDLVIYNSEKSFNIPKKYLQEIDQKEIKRSEYLSTEVKGEYNNNVWQFEFFKNGTSPLLFKVSFTEILENIAEILEYNMQLKINSLIAKEFNELLAIAEDERQDSYQLKIRVQHNNKFYDYSKKSTAYEIKLEIYDCRKSHNQNEPVILSQQSTGFQWAFNFMFGFLYNWGSHFSLNKNIIYVMDEPATHLSVPARKNFRKFLKEYAHKNHVSFVLAIHDPFLVDTDHLDEIRIVEKETESSAINNHFNYPLNNVQRDSDALDKIKRSLGVGQHVFHNPQKHRIIFVEGITDYCYLSAFKLYFNEQEYKDNPIPFTFLPISGLKNNSNDMKETIQKLCELDNHPIILIDDDRKDDADQQVTSERFKEKNKEMGDPITILQLSQCDKKFKQIEDLFSEHDKKEYTQSKRIELAMAFKTRLLYGGKDAVEKQTKRNFLKLFKWIAWATNLIKN